Genomic segment of Panicum virgatum strain AP13 chromosome 2K, P.virgatum_v5, whole genome shotgun sequence:
TGGAAAGTAGCCCACCGGCGTGGAACTTCTCCTTCGGCCAACGGTGGAATGTCCTATCGCCTTCGGTGACATGTAACCGCGCCCGTCACACGGGTGACCCCCAACCGCTCCCGTTTCAATTTAAATCCTATTCAGTCTTTTCATATTTTCCACAAAATGAAAAGGAACAGATTTTTCTGTTACAATTGAAAGATTTTGAAAATTGAAGTTTCCCGGTTCCAACCAAAACACATAAGTTATGTTTTACCATCTCGTGAGGATCTAATTTTCTGCTGAAATTCATATAAATTTTTTGTACCAGTCATTTGTTCCAAGCAGCTTTTAGCGAACAACCTTCCAACCCCAAAAGTAACCATTGAACATCCTATGTGCTCTGCATCTGCTATCGCCAATCGCTTCTCGTTGGGCCAATGTCTCTGCAGGAGTGCAGTCGCCAATATTTTGCATTCTATATAATCGTAATCCAGGTGTTCTTTCTCTTGCGATTGAGAGTTGAACTACTTCCTGATGATCTTTGTATCATCTGAATAAACCGTAAAATGATCTTCAGAAAATCATGTGCCCATATCTAGATTGTGAGTATACACATGTACTGGATGCATCATTCGGCTCAATTCCGGCCAAGAAAAAGCATAGAAAGAACTAACGAACAAAGAATCTTGGAATGAAACAGAGGGACTCATCCGGCCCGGCGGTCCAACAAATGGCTATACTATTCCTAACTCACGAGCTCGTCTCCATGAGCTTGACGAACTCGCCGAAGTCGATCCTGCCGTCCCTGTCCTCGTCGTACGCGTCGATCATGCGCTGGcactccacggcgccggcgccggcgccgaaccCGAGCGACCCGAGCACGCTCCGGAGCTCCGCGGCGTCGATGaacccgtcgccgtcgcggtcGAAGACCGCGAACGCGGCGCGGGCCTCCTCCAcggtcgcctcctcctcgtcgaacagcgccgcggcctcctcgaACCCcaccgacgcggcggcgccgccggcgcccatcACCCCGAGCACCACGTCCATGTCGATCGCGCCAGCGGCCGCTGCGACGGCGGGCTTAGCCGGAGCCGGCGACGCGggtgcggcggcaggggcgggaGCGGGGGCAGCGTCGCGGCGgctggacgaggaggaggaggaggtggtggtggtggcggcggcggacttGATGACGGcggtgaggaagaagaggacggCGTTGACGGAGAGCGTCAGCACGGCCTGCGCCAGGGAGATGTTGTGGGAGGAGGTGCTGGGCGCGGACGCGGAGGCCATGTCCATGGCGGCGGTCGCTTGCCCTGGTTCCTTGCTTCCTTGATCCCGCGTCGGCGTCGTGCGTGCAGCGCCGGGGGGTTGGAGACCGACTCCCTCTTGCCTTCCGCGACTCCGATGGTGGCCGGCGGGTTTGGCGTTCGATGGTTTCGACTGATCCGTGGGCGCGGCGAAATATATAGGGCATAGCTCGGCGGGAGGGGACGGCGCGGGGCGGGCGCGACCGCGCGGAAGGCGAGAGGAACCGGGGCAAGGCAAGGCAAGGCAAGGCCTTGTCGTGCGCGAGCGGAGCAACCGCCACCGGGAACGCGAAAGCGGCCGGGGAGAAAGCGAGACGGTTCGTGACGAGGCAGCTTCGCGGAAGGAGGCCAGGCGGCAGGTCTGGGTGCGGGCCTGCGGGAGTTTTCCCCGCGGCTTCGCGCCGTGGAAGGTGGGACGGGGCGGGGCATGTCAGGGCCGGGGACTTGACCGACGGCGCCCGTCCCCCGTCGTCCCCCGTCTCCGTGCCTTTTGGAGTTGGAACAGAGAAATTCCACGCCCACTTCGCTTTCCTGCTGTCGGTGCCGCCGCTGCTCAGCTCCTCCGTTCGCTTTCGCGTGGTTTCGTTTCGCCTTTTCTCGTCTGCGCTTTGGCCCTTTGCGGGATTGGAGTTGATTTGATTTGGCGCGGCGGGTGGACGGACGTGGGTGGCGTGGAGCACGCACGGTTCGCGGTCGGGTGGGTTGACCGGATTTTTGCGGTCGGGTGGACCAAGTGGCGAGGTAAATTTCACCACGGCTGGAGTTTTGCGTCTCCAAAGCAACAAGTTTCTGGTGCATAACTTGCATGTTCTTGTCCTGTGGCACAAGTTTATATTGTTTCACACTTTCGCTTTGCCTTGGAAGAAATTGAAATTTCACCGTCTCCGAAACAAAACGCGTGCTTTGGCTCAAGACCAATATGCATTCCAACTATAGGAAAGAGTTTGCAGATTATTGTGTGTTTAGTTCTTtggtgtaaagtttttgaagtaTACAcacatatttgaagtactaaacgtagactaataacaaaacaaattatAAATTGTGCCTGTAAAGTgtgagatgaatttattaaacctaattaattcatcattagcaaATATTTACTGTAGAACCACATTGTCAAATCATGGTgcaattagactcaaaagattcatctcgtaatttacaCGCGAACTATGCAattggtttttttattttgtccacATTTTGCACTCTATGCATTTAcccaaatatttgatgtgatgtttttgaccaaaattttttgaaaactaaacgaGCCCGAATGGTCATGACTTGTTGCCCCCGTAAAGAGTCTTCACCCGTTAGTAGTTTTATTACAcatatgaaaaataaaaaaagaaactcAATGCTCCGGAAACGCAACCACATGTTTAACTGTACAACTTTTTTAGAACgtttggagaaaaatcaacggCTCACGTCGCACGATCCGCCGGCTGGAAAGTCATAGGCACCAAGAGACAAAAAAATAAGGCACCCAATATGCACCGGGTGCATACCGAATTGGTGGGACCCGCACCAGGGGAGATGAGGTGGGATAATTGTTTTTtcgaaattttttatttgatcaagAGTATAATAGTAAATTCATAATTGTGTGAATAACGTTTCGAGTAGTATAGTTGTCGGTACCTTTGGACTAgtgtaccccctcttgctgtatcaagactcgcgtagttatccgtaattACGCCCTAAAGAGCTGAATAGCCGGACCTCTGGGGTCTGACTCCATCtaaccggaccaacggtcccggacccgctttccGCTCAGGGACGGGTCCGATGTCCCATGTGTTTCGGAGAACGGAGCGCTCAGCCAAAACGGcaggggccccggacctcccatcGAGTCCCGGAACCCcaaatactatccggaccccttagcggggagggaacagacaccccgcctggggggggtccagagccgccacgtgtccacaggcgcaggcacgcgcgcaGGTGCGCAGCTTCCCCGGGAAGACTCGctcacctaccgcattcaatgcggtagacgtaagtgcgctctgccacagcagagcccgaggtgacttttgACAGGCTGTACTATtgaccgcgcgttaccaaggcgcacagtgcagcctctggcgccgcccacgccacgcgcgtcagtctgcaacgccagttagacacgacagctcggcgacgGGGTATCATAACGGCtacacggtagacccaacagtctacgccgcaacctagaccgtctcaacgggcgcctcgccgatgggacaggtgaagacCCCCCCTCGGTtagagagtctacagggcgatgaagcatATCCGGAAAGATATTCACAAAGCACTGTTAATGTCTTTTTCATAGTAAACTATACATCctgattgggcccacctgtcggggtccaacacctatgtacgcgtcctccttgcgctataaaaggggggcgcccgctagagaaGGACAAAAGTCAAAAAAAGGGACTTAGAGGCAGAGGACAGACTCATCCTTGGGAAAAAGTGCAGTagaactctcagtggacgtagggtattacgctccggcggcccgaaccactctaaatccccgtgtattcttgtgttcttgcttcataAGTAGATCTGTAGAATCGTTTGCACATCCTCGAGAaaccaccctctgggattaggcgggtgcactatgccacccggctgtggccctcctcctcgagccacgacatctggcgccgtccgtggggagcgcgCAAGCGTTGGCCAGATCTTCGCTCACCTCCCGGCTTCTGAGGTTGAACTCATCCTCTGCAATGAcgacaagaagatgaagaatgGCACGGCGTCACTTACGCCGCATGCCCTGGCACCGAGGCATCAGTGTCCTCAGTGTGGTGGCGCACGgtagcggcgcctgctgtgcgtcgccactgcgacacctcagagccggcacggtggcgCGCAGGGGCGACGCCTGCTGTGCATCACCCTACGACACCttagcgtcggctcaaggttttctctcaagcaaccaccgggGGTCCCCTGCGGCGccatggcgtcggctcaaggtttcctctcaaAATGGAACCTGGAGCTGACGGCTGTGGCTCGGGAATGATGTCTgtcgccttctccctcgcctGGCTCAGGCCTTCATtggagctgctgcagacaggtgTCGACCTCCGCCACAAGGCGCGGGGGCTCTATGCGAGCACCAAGGtggagccggcgaacgaccgcccttctccacgctccgtgctcgtccaaacgAGCACACGTCCTTCCACTGCGACTGGGCGGCAAGCCAGCTTCAGTACATCGAGAGCGGCCATCGGGTTGGCTTCCGTCGGCCACTGGCAATGGCAggaccactcccattcaaagccaaagaatttgttcctATGCTATCTGAGCGTGGGACAGTTCTTGTACTGGGAAGGGCCCTGCAAGCTCCcaaggtgatgctggatgatgctgtacaggcacgtccagggcgcTTTCACCTCCAACGTCTGAGAAGAGCCCCCAAAGTGGTAGTTCCACTCCGGCCAGGAACGTACATCCCTTACGGGACGACGGCTGAAGGTTACCCCTAGATAGGATTGAGTgtatttctcctttgtaatgatgtggtacctacgtgtggtccagagcggtaaaggtccgcccttgtaaacccgacctctggcttcatcgcacaaacaggcggcgagtggtccagagcggtagaggtccgccctaataatcccgacctctgatatACACCACAAATCaagtaataaaggagatttgctttctcAGTCTTATCTTTACATTAACTTAATTGCACTCAACCGTTCGGCTTGCATGTTTTTTCTTCTCCAGTACGGAGTCCTTTCTCTTTTCGCTAACGATCCAAATTGAGTTGCTGGCTTTTGGACAGGtcgggacaccccttctagctggaagacGGTCCAACTTCTAGGGACTGGCTCCGGGGAAGTGGTACTTGTATCCTGGGGTGGAGAAGTTCtgcgtagccgcttagcctagtaatgtaccctaagcctacgcacttcaCCGCCCTGTTACAAGTACCCTAGTATCCGAGGCTGCCGTacctagaggtccggacccctttctagtataaggcgtGGTTTCCTATGCCCCACTACGAGGTTCGCTATCGTATCTCGGTGGATCGATGGAGACagctcaaagtccactccggtggcccgctccggcggagaccgctcgccacggtcgctcaagtccactccggtggcccgttccggcggagaccgctcgccacggtcgctcaaagtccactccggtggcccgctccggcggagaccgctcgccacggtcgctcaaagtccactccggtggcctgctccggcggagaccgctcgccacggtcgctcaaagtccactccggtggcccgctccagaggagaccgctcgccatggtcgctcaagtccactccggcggagaccgctcaccACAGTCGCtgaagtccactccggtggcccgctccggcggagactgctcgccacggtcgcctggaGATAGGTCCGGGGAAGTGCTTGCTCCCTGGACGGTTCGAGGTCCGTGCAGCCGCTTaacttggttccgtaccctaagcctgcaccttcACCGTCCTACggagcgctctagtacctgaacttggcaacaagtgctacggcctttagggggtccggagcacccgctcgcgGCATGAGCATGCCAGCACAGCCAAGTTGTGCCAGAACACATCacgataatggccccacctgtgggttcgtacctcccccgaggtgggcccggggcccACTGTcagtacctctggactagggtaccccctcttgccatgtcaagactcgcgtagttatccgtaactacgccctaaagaGCTGAACAGCCGGACCTcgggggtccgactccatctcaccggaccaacggtcccagaCCTGCTTTCCGCtcagggacgggtccggtgtcccATGTGTCCCGGAGAACGGAGCGCTCAGCCAAAACGGCAGGGGCCCCGAACCTCCATCGGGTCCCGGAACCCcaaatactatccggacccctcagcggggagggaacagacaccccgcgtgggggggtccggagctgccacgtgtccaCAGACGCATGCACGCGCGCAGCTGCGAAGCTTCCTTGGGAAGACTCGctcacctaccgcattcaatgcggtagacgtAAGtgtgctctgccacagcagagcccgaggtgacttttgccaggctgtactattgaccgcgcgttaccaaggcacaCAGTGCAGCCTCT
This window contains:
- the LOC120679280 gene encoding calmodulin-like protein 2 is translated as MDMASASAPSTSSHNISLAQAVLTLSVNAVLFFLTAVIKSAAATTTTSSSSSSSRRDAAPAPAPAAAPASPAPAKPAVAAAAGAIDMDVVLGVMGAGGAAASVGFEEAAALFDEEEATVEEARAAFAVFDRDGDGFIDAAELRSVLGSLGFGAGAGAVECQRMIDAYDEDRDGRIDFGEFVKLMETSS